A single window of Salvia splendens isolate huo1 chromosome 6, SspV2, whole genome shotgun sequence DNA harbors:
- the LOC121806666 gene encoding BES1/BZR1 homolog protein 3-like yields the protein MRAGTRTPSWKERENNKCRERRRRALSAKIFAGLRLYGNYTLPKHCDNNEVLKALCHEAGWTVEPDGTTYRKGCKPAESMDFMNGSISADGNSLIPWLRNLSSSEPSYHYTRGGGSISAPVTPPSPGTPADWSSSFTRLQHPMSVPPSPGRQTWYPSGTTSPTFSLVSSNPFGSRSLMCTPGTCSPADAPMPQFVFGATDLVKPWEGEKIHEECGPAELELTLGSSKPR from the exons atgagggcGGGGACGCGGACGCCGTCGTGGAAGGAGCGGGAGAACAACAAATGTCGGGAGCGGCGGCGGAGGGCGTTATCAGCGAAGATATTCGCCGGGCTCCGCCTCTACGGGAACTACACGCTCCCCAAGCACTGCGACAACAATGAGGTGCTCAAGGCTCTCTGCCACGAGGCCGGCTGGACTGTCGAGCCCGACGGCACCACCTATCGAAAG GGATGCAAACCAGCGGAGAGCATGGATTTCATGAATGGTTCCATATCAGCAGATGGCAACTCTTTGATTCCATGGCTCCGAAACCTCTCGTCGTCGGAGCCCTCGTACCACTACACGCGCGGGGGTGGCTCCATCAGCGCTCCCGTGACCCCCCCGAGCCCCGGAACCCCTGCTGATTGGAGCAGCTCGTTCACTCGCCTGCAGCACCCCATGTCCGTGCCCCCGAGCCCTGGCCGCCAGACGTGGTACCCGAGTGGTACCACTTCTCCGACCTTCAGCCTCGTTTCCTCAAACCCGTTCGGCTCGAGATCGCTCATGTGCACCCCAGGTACGTGCTCCCCTGCGGATGCCCCCATGCCTCAGTTTGTGTTCGGCGCAACGGATCTCGTGAAGCCGTGGGAAGGAGAGAAGATACACGAAGAGTGCGGTCCGGCTGAGCTCGAGCTCACGCTCGGGAGCTCGAAACCAAGGTAG